The Motilibacter peucedani DNA window CGTCGCCGCCCTCGGCCGGCTGCGCCCCCGCGCGCCGCGCTCGACCGCGCCCGTCAGCCTGGTCGTGCGCCGCCGGCGCACGCTCGTGGGCCTGGCCGCGCTGCTCCTGGTCGTCACCGTCGCCTGGCTGCTCGGCCCCGCTCCGGTCTGGCTGCCCGTCCTCGCACTGCTCGCGCTGGTCGGCTACGTCGTCCACCTGCGGGCCCAGGCCCGCGTCAGCTCCGAGGCGGCCCGCCGCCGCGCCGCGGTGGAGCAGCGCACGGCGGCCCGCGCCGCACGCCGCTCGTCCACCGACCGGGTGCGCCGCGCCCGCGCCGCCGGCATCCCGGTGCCGGAGGCCGTCGACGAGGCGACCCTCGACGAGATGCTCGACGACGGCTGGGACCCGCGGGAGGTGCCGCTGCCCACCTACGTCGCCAAGTCGGCCGCGCCGCGCCTGCCCGACGCCGACGTCGCCGCCTTCTGGGGCGACCCGGCCCGCGACGACGAGTCCCCGCTGCCCGTGGGCTCGCCGGCTCCCGCGCCCGCTCCGGTCGACGAGGCCGACGAGGCGCTCGACGACGAGCTGGGAGCCATCCTCGAGCGCCGCCGCGTCGTCGGGGAGTAGGTCGTGGGGAGCACGTCGCAGCCGGTCCCACCGGGTCGGCTATGCTTGCCGACGTTCTTGGGGCTGTAGCGCAGCTGGTAGCGCACCTCGTTCGCAACGAGGGGGTCAGGGGTTCGAGTCCCCTCAGCTCCACCCAGACGTGCTCGCCGCGCGAGCGCGCAGCACCTCCGCCAGCCGGTCGGCGTACGCGTAGGTCTGCGGGTCGCTGAACCAGTCCGAGTGCGCGTGCACCGGCACTGCGACCGGCGAGGCGTCGGTCCAGAGCACCGGCGGGTCGTGCACCCAGGCGTCCACCGCCGGCTCGGTGCCCGGCGTCAGGGCCAGGCCGCCGATGTAGTCGCTGCGCCGGGCCAGGTTGGTCCAGCGCCCCACGCCGTCCTCGGTCAGCGCGTCGCGCAGCAGGCGCAGCTGGTCCTGGCCGAACCAGGCCGGGAACGCCCGGCCGTAGAGCCGGCTGACCGGTGCGGCGAGCGTCAGCAGCGCGGTGTGCGCGCGCACTGCGGCTGGCAGCTGGGCCATGACCGCCACCGAGATGGGCGAGCCCTGGCTGTAGCCGGTGAGCAGGACCGCCACGTGCGGCTCGACCTGAAGCGGGTCGGGCAGCGCCTCGGGTGCGCCGCACCGCCCACGCTCGGTGTCCTGCTGGCCGACGGCCGGGTCGCGTGGGACCAGCTCCGCAGCTCCCACGATGCGGCGGATCCGGGTCACGAGCTCCGGCACCGATCGCTCGGCGTAGCTCGGCGGCGCCAGCGGGTGGACCGCGCGCGGCCAGAACGTGATGACGTCCCAGACGAGGCTCACCTTCTTGCGCGCCGCGGTGTCGACCAGCGCGCGGCGCACCTGGTTGACGAACGCGGCGGTCACCGCAGCAGCTGCCAGCGCCCCGAACTGGCCCAGCGAGCCGAGGTCGCGCTCGCGCCGGGCCGGCACGACGTCGTAGTGCACCAGCCAGAGGTCGGCGACGAAGGCCACGCAGGCGACGACGGTGAAGGTGGCCAGCGCGTAGGGCAGGTAGTCGGTGAGCCGCGCCCGCGCCCAGACCTTCGCGACGGCGCGGCGGCTGACCGAGTGCGCCGGCGTCGGGTCGTAGTCGGCCACGATCTCGGCCGCTACAGGTCCCGAGCGCAACAGGCGCAGACCGAGCGGCAGCACGGCGAGGACGAGCACGGCGACGACGGCGACCGCCAGGAACGCGACGCCCGAGGCGAAGACCGTGTAGGGCAGGCCCAACTGGTCGTGCGTGGTCTGACCCGCGTCCTTCGGCTTGCCCAGCACGTTGCTCGTCAGCAGCAGCAGCGTGGCCGAGAAGATGCTGGCCACCATCACGGCGAGCAGGGCCACCACCGGCGCGGCGAACCCCGCGAGCATCCCCTCCTGGTGGCGCCACTGCCGACGCACGCACCCGGCGAGCGCGACGACGCACACCAGCCCGACCTCCACCAGCACCAGCAGGTCCTGCATCATCCGGTCGCCGCGCATCGGCTGGCCGTCGCTGCGGGAGGGGGAGCAGGCCAGCACCACGACCGCGACTCCGGCGACCACCGTCGACGACGCGGCGAGCGCCCGGTACGCCGACAGCGGCAGCGCCTGCGACCAGCCCTCGATCTGCGCCGTCCGGTCGGCGCCGCTCAGGACGCTGAGCACGACGGCGACCGCGGCGTACGCACTGGCGAGCGCCCACGCGGTGGTGCGGAAGGCGCCCCACGAGGAGTGCGGCAGCCCGGCGTACGCGGTGACGACCGAGGTGCCGACGCAGACGTGGAGGCAGCGCTGGCGCACGAGGGTCTGCTCGCCGTCCCAGAAGCGCGGCTGCGCGAGGCGCCACCCCGGCGGGCCGTCGGCGCCCGTGGAGCCGTCCCACCGCTCGTAGTTGCGGTTCGTGCGCCGGCCCAGCTCCCACAGCACGCCGACCGCGAGCAGCACCGCGGCGAGCGCCGCCGCCACCAGCACGCTGCGCCGGACCTCGGCGAGCAAGCCGATCGCGTGGGGCAGCACCGGCGGCGTCTTCGCCGCCGCCTGCCAGGCCACCAGGTCGACGAGCACGTAGCCGAGCGTCGCCACGAACGACGCGGTGAGGGCGAGGGCCAGCAGGCGCAGGGCCGCGCGGGCGGTCCGCGACTCCCAGCTGCGGTCGACCCGGAGCAGCATCCAGTGCGCCAGGTTGACCAGCGCGAAGGGCAGGAGGAGCCCCCACAGCGCGGTGACCCAGCCCGCGTAGTCGAGCTTCCCCCAGCAGTAGGTCTCGTGCTCCATCGTGCGCGCCGGCGCCCGCGAGCCCGGGTACCACGACCGGTAGAACCCGGCGCTCGAGTCGCCGGCCACCTGCAGCGTCGACGGGGTCTCGAGGTTGGTCTCGGCGCTCGCCCCGCCGACGCCGTGGACGCGGATCTCCAGCACGGGCAGCGGCGCGCCAGGCGGCCGGCACAGCGAGGACACCTCGCCCCTGCCGTGCGCTGCCCAGACGCCGGTCAGGTCGGCGCCGGAGTAGCCGAAGGCGTGGCCGAGCCCGATGCCCGGCTGCTCCAGGTCCATGCCGTCAATGTCCGGCGGCGGGAGCGCGCTGTCCAGAGCCGGAGGGGCAGGAACCGGCGACGCCCGTAGGCTGGAGGCACACCCGTTGACCTGCGAGGAGTACTGCTGTGAGCTCTGCCACCACCGACGCTGCGCCGATCACCCTGCGCACCGCCGACGGCCGCTTCCGCATCGCCGCGGTCGCGGAGGCGTGCTCCTGGGCGGCGCTGCTGATCGGCATGTTCTTCAAGTACGTCGTGGTGAAGAACCAGGTGGGCGTGCAGGTCTTCGGGCCGATCCACGGCGCGTTCTTCATCGCCTACGTGGTGTCGACCCTGCTGGTCGCCCGCGCCCACCGGTGGTCCGCCGGCGTGACGGTGGTCGGCCTGCTCGCCAGCATCCCGCCCTTCGGGACGCTGGTGTTCGAGCGCTGGGCCGCGCGCAACGGCCGTCTCTCGCGCTAGCGGTCGCTCAGAGCAGCGCGACGACGACCCAGCCGAGCCCGACCGCGAGCAGCGGCGTCGCGATGCGCCTCAGCACCGTGCGCTGCCCGCGAGGGTCGGCGTCCCGCTCCGCCGGGGAGCGCTGCCGCAGCCGGGCCAGGTCGACGGCGAGCACGACGGCTCCGATGGCGAAGAGCACCAGGCCGAAGGTGAGCCGCGATCCGTCCATGCCGTCGAGTGTGCCAGGGCAGCGTCAGATCCAGCTCTGGAACCACATCCGCGACAGCCAGTCGTGGTCGGGGATCGACTGGCTCGTGAGGATCGGGTAGAGGTAGGCGAAGTTCGCCACCACGAGCAGGACGTAGGCGCCGGCGGCAGCGGCCGACCACGTACGCCTGGTGACCGACGCCCGCGCCCCCCCGAGCGCGAGACCGATCACCATCGTGACGGCGAGCGCGATGTAGGGGGAGAAGACCACCGCGTAGAACGAGAAGATCGTGCGGTGCTGGTAGTTGAACCAGGGCAGGTAGCCGGCGCCGATGGCCGTGAGGATCGCTGCCGCGCGGTAGTCGCGCCGGCCGACCATCCGGTAGAGCAGCACGCCGATCGCGGGGATCGACGCCCACCACAGCGCCGGGGTGCCTAGGGCGGTGACGACCTCGTCGCAGGTGCCGGCACCGCAGTGGTACTGCGCATCGGTGCCCCGCTGGAACCAGAAGGCGGTGGGCCGGCCGAGGATGAGCCAGCTCCACGGGTTCGACTTGTAGGCGTGGAACTTCGCGAGTCCGACGTTGAAGTCGTACATCTCGTGGTGGTAGTACCAGAGGCTCTTCAGGGCGTCGGTCGGCAGCAGCGGGTAGCGCCCGGCGTTCTCCGGCTTCGCGGCCCACCCGCGGTCCCAGGCGTGCGCCGGGTCCGAGAGGAACCACCCGGTCCACGAGGCGATGTAGACCACCAGCGGGAGCAGCGCCAGGTAGACCACGAAGACTGGTACGTCTCGGCGCAGCGTGTCGAGGTAGGGCCGCTCGGCTCCTGCGGTCCGCCGGGCGGACGTCGTCCACACCAGCGCCAGCAGGCCGTAGGCGACGACGAAGAAGGCACCGTTCCACTTCGTGCCGCACGCCATCCCGAGGAACAGCCCGGCGCCCAGCAGCCACGGCCGGAGGCCCAGCGACGCCGAGCTCGCGCTGTGGTCGCGGCGGTTGGTCACGGTGTCGGCCAGCCGGCGCCGCACCCAGTCGCGGTCGACGACCACGCAGGCGAAGGCGCACAGCGCCCAGAACGTCAGCACGGGATCGAGCAGCGCGGTCCGGCTCTCGACGAGGTGCAGCCCGTCGGTGGCGAGCAGCAGCCCAGCCACGCAGCCCAGCAGCGTCGAGCGGAAGAGCCGGCGCCCGGTGCGCGCGACGACCAGCACGCCGAGCGTCCCCAGCAGCGCGACCGAGAACCGCCAGCCGAAGCCGTCGGGGTGCGCGCTGTGCAGGTGGTAGCCGAAGAGCTTCTCGCCGACCGCGATGACCCACTTGCCCAGCGGCGGGTGCACCACGAAGTCGGGGCCGGGTGTGGCAGGCGGCGGCCCGTCGTAGGGCACGGCGTACTCGACGCCGTAGTGCAGCATCGACTGCGCTTCCTGCGGGTAGAACTTCTCGTCGAAGACGATCGCAGCCGGCTTGCCGAGCCGCCAGAAGTGGAAGCACCCGGCCAGCGCCGCCACCAGCACCGGGCCGAGCCAGCCGATCACGCGGTCCGAGGGCATGGGCGTGACGAGCCGCTCGCGCACCGCCGAGGCGTAGCCGCGCGGGCGGGTCGTCAGGGCGCGGGGCGCTTCGGTGACGGTCGTCGACACGCGGTCATCGTAGGGCGCGGGCGTAGGGTCGAGGCTGTGAGCGACTCGACCGCCGGCGCCGGGCTGCTCGTCCTCGCAGGCACTCCCATCGGCGACGTCGCCGACGCCCCGCCGCGCCTGGCCGCCGAGCTCGCCGCCGCCGACGTCGTGGCCGCCGAGGACACCCGGCGCCTGCGCCGGCTCTGCGACGGGCTGGGGGTCGACCCGCCGAGCCGGGTCGTGAGCTACTTCGAGGGCAACGAGGTGGCCCGCACGAGGGAGCTGGCCGACGCCCTCACCGGCGGTGCGCGCGTGCTGCTGGTCACCGACGCCGGCATGCCCAGCGTCTCCGACCCGGGCTACCGCCTGGTCGCTGCCGCCGTCGAGCGCGGCGTGCGGGTCACCGCCGTGCCCGGCCCCTCGGCGGTCCTGACCGCGGTCGCGCTCTCGGGCCTGCCGGCCGACCGCTTCTGCTTCGAGGGCTTCCTGCCGCGCAAGGCCGGCGAGCGGGCCAGGCGGCTGGCCGAGCTGGCGGAGGAACCGCGTACGACCGTGTTCTTCGAGGCACCCCACCGGCTGGCCGCCGCCCTCGCCGACCTGGCCACCGCCTTCGGCGACGACCGGCCGTCGGCCGTCTGCCGCGAGCTGACCAAGACCTACGAGGAGGTACGCCGCGGCCCTCTCGGCGAGCTCGCGCGGTGGGCGGCTGAAGGCGTACGCGGTGAGATCACGGTGGTCGTCGCGGGCTTCGTGGCGCCCGCCGGCGACGAGGTGGACGACGAGGCGCTCGCCTCGGCCGTCGCCGAGCGCGAGGACGACGGGCTCGACCGCAAGGCTGCGCTCGCCGCGGTGGCGACGGCGACGGGCGTGCCGAAGCGCCGGGTCTACGCCGCGGTCCTCGCGGCCAAGCTGGCCGACTCGCCCGAACACTAGGCTGGGGGCATGTCCCGCCCTGTGCTCACCGCGGTCGCGTGGCCGTACGCCAACGGCCCGCGCCACATCGGCCACGTCTCCGGCTTCGGAGTCCCCTCCGACGTCTTCAGCCGCTACATGCGGATGGCCGGCCACGACGTGCTGATGGTGAGCGGCACCGACGAGCACGGCACGCCGATCCAGGTGCAGGCCGACAACGAGGGCGTCACCGCCCGCGAGCTGGCCGACCGCTACAACGCGGTCATCGTCGAGGACCTGCGCGGGCTCGGGCTGTCCTACGACCTGTTCACCCGCACCACCACCGGCAACCACTACGCGGTGGTGCAGGGACTGTTCGAGACGCTGCACCGCAACGGCTACATCGTGGCGCAGACCACGATGGGCGCGATCTCGCCGAGCACCGGCCGCACCCTGCCCGACCGCTACATCGAGGGCACCTGCCCCATCTGCGGCTACGACGGCGCCCGCGGCGACCAGTGCGACAACTGCGGCAACCAGCTCGACCCCACGGACCTCATCGACCCGCGCTCCCGCATCAACGGCGAGACGCCGAACTTCGTCGAGACCGAGCACTTCTTCCTCGACCTGCCGGCCGTCGCCGACGCGCTGACCGAGTGGCTGAAGACGCGTGAGGACTGGCGGCCCAACGTCCTGAAGTTCTCGCAGAACCTCATCGACGACCTGCACCCGCGCGCCATCACCCGCGACCTCGAGTGGGGCGTGCCCATCCCGCTCGAGGGCTGGGCCGACCGCAACGACAAGCGGATCTACGTGTGGTTCGACGCGGTCATCGGCTACCTCTCGGCGAGCATCGAGTGGGCGCGCCGCTCGGGCGACCCCGACGCGTGGCAGAAGTGGTGGCGCAACCGCGAGGCCGACGCCTACTACTTCATGGGCAAGGACAACATCGTCTTCCACTCGGTCATCTGGCCGGCGATCCTGCTGGGCTACGACGGCAAGGGCTCGAAGGGCGGCGAGCCCGGGCCGCTCGGCGAGCTCGACCTGCCGACCGAGATCGTGTCGAGCGAGTTCCTCACGATGGAGGGCAAGAAGTTCTCGTCCTCGCGCTCGGTCGTCATCTACGTGCGCGACTTCCTCGAGCGCTACGACGCCGACGCCCTGCGCTACTTCATCTGCGTCGCCGGCCCGGAGAACCAGGACACCGACTTCACCTGGGCCGAGTTCCGCCGCCGCAACAACGACGAGCTCGTCGCCGGCTGGGGCAACCTGGTCAACCGCTCGATCTCCATGGCGGCGAAGTACAACGGCGCCGTGCCGACCCCCGGCGAGCTGACCGAGGCCGACCAGGCGCTGCTGCGCACCGTGGAGGCGGGCTTCGCGACCGTCGGCGAGCTGATCGAGAAGCACCGGCAGAAGAACGCCATCACCGAGGCGATGCGCGTGGTCGGCGAGGCCAACAAGTACCTCAGCGACCAGGCGCCTTGGAAGCTCAAGGACGATCCCGCCCGCCGCGACACCGTGCTCTTCACCGCGCTGCAGGCGATCTCCGACTGCAACACCCTGCTCGCGCCGTTCCTGCCCCACTCGGCGCAGCAGGTGCACGAGGCGCTCGGCGGCACCGGCACCTTCTCGCCGCTGCCGCGGATCGAGCAGGTCGACGACCTCGACGGCGGGCCGGCCTACCCGGTCCTCACCGGCGACTACTCGCAGGTGCCCACCTGGGAGCCGCGCCCGATCGCGGCAGGCACGCCGCTCCAGCCGCCGACGCCGATCTTCACCAAGCTCGACGAGTCGGTCGTCGCCGAAGAGCTGGCGCGGCTGGAGAAGCCTGAGTGACCGAGCAGCCGACCCGTGCTCGCCAGGCCGGGGAGCGCACCCGCGACCTGACCCCGCCGCCTGCGCCGGAGCCGCTGCCGCTGCCGGTCGCCGACGCGCACTGCCACCTCGACATCGCCGACGGTGACACGTGGACCCCGGCCGAGCAGGCGATCTCGGCGGCGGCCGCGGTGGGCGTCCCGCGCATCGTGCAGGTCGGCTGCGACCGCCCGGGCGTCGCCTGGGCGGTGCAGGCGGCCGAGCGGTTCGAGGCCGTGGTGGCGGCCGTCGCCATGCACCCCAACGAGGCGCCCCTGCTCGCCGAGAGCGGGCTGCTCGACGACGCCCTCGCGGAGGTCGACGCGGCTGGGTCGCACCCCCGCGTACGCGCCATCGGCGAGACAGGTCTCGACTTCTTCCGCACCGGCCCCGAGGGCCGGGCGGCGCAGGAGCAGAGCTTCCGCGACCACATCACGGTCGCCGACCGGCACGGCAAGCCGGTGATGATCCACGACCGCGACGCCCACGCCGACGTGCTGCGCGTGCTCGCCGACCGGGCGCCCGACCGCGTGGTCTTCCACTGCTTCTCGGGCGACGCCGCGATGGCGGAGCACTGCGTGCAGCGCGGCTGGTTCCTGTCGTTCGCCGGCACGGTGACGTTCAAGAACGCCGAGGGCCTGCGCGACGCCCTGCGGGTGGCGCCGCTCGAGAACCTGCTGGTCGAGACCGACGCGCCGTTCCTGACCCCGACTCCCTTCCGCGGGCGGCCCAACGCGTCCTATCTCGTGCCGCTCACCGTCCGGCTGATGGCCGAGGTCAAGGGCGTGGCGGTCGAGACGATGTGCGAGGCGCTCGCCGCCAACACCGAGCGCGCGTTCGGCGCCTGGTGAGCGACGCGCAGCTGCTCGGGCCCGCGGAGGTGCGCGCGCTGGCCGCCGAGCTCGGCGTCCGGCCGACCAAGCAGCTCGGGCAGAACTTCGTCATCGACCACGGCACCGTGCGCCGGATCGTGCGCACCGCTGGCCTGCGCGACGACGACGTCGTGCTCGAGGTGGGCCCCGGTCTCGGGTCGCTGACCCTCGCCCTGCTCCCGCACGCCGCCCGGGTGACCGCCGTCGAGATCGACCCGGTGCTGGCTGCGCGGCTCCCGCGCACGGTCGCCGAACGCGCCCCCGGGCTGGTCGACCGCTTCGAGGTCGTCAACGCAGACGCGCTGCAGGTGGAGACGCTGCCCGGCCCGCCGCCCACCGCCCTGGTCGCCAACCTGCCCTACAACGTCGCGGTTCCCGTGCTGCTCCACCTGCTCGAGCGCTTCGCGACGATCCGCACGACGCTGGTCATGGTGCAGAGCGAGGTGGCCGACCGGCTGGCGGCCGAGCCGGGCAGCCGGGTCTACGGCGTGCCGAGCGTCAAGGCGCAGTGGTACGCGTCGGTGGCCCGCGCCGGCTCCGTCGGCCGGGCGGTCTTCTGGCCCGCGCCGAACGTCGACAGCGGCCTGGTCGCTCTCGAGCGTCGCGACCCACCGGCCACCACCGCCACCCGAGAGCAGGTGTTCGCGCTGGTCGACGCCGCGTTCGCGCAGCGGCGCAAGGGGCTGCGGGCGGCGCTGGCCGGGTGGGCCGGTTCGCCCGCGGCGGCCGAGGAGCGGCTGCGGGCCGCCGGCATCCCGCCGCTCACCCGCGGCGAGGCGCTCACCGTCGCCGACTTCGCCCGGCTGGCGGCCACGGCCCCCTGAACGACACCTACGATCGGACGTCAGCAAGGCACGCCACGAAGGGATCCGTACGCATGGGGCACGTCGCTGTGCGCGTGCCGGCGAAGGTCAACCTCCAGCTCGCGGTCGGGCCCCTGCGTGCCGACGGCTACCACGACCTCGCGACCGTGTTCCACGCCGTCTCGCTCTTCGACGAGGTGCACGCCGAGGACTGCCCGGCGCTCGAGGTCGTGACCACCGGACCGCAGGCCGACGCGGTGCCCGGCGGTGCCGACAACCTCGCCGGGCGGGCGGCCACCCTGCTCGCGGCGCGTGCCGGGCGGGCGCCGGAGGTGCGGCTGACCATCCGCAAGGACATCCCCGTCGCCGGCGGCATGGCCGGCGGCAGTGCCGACGCCGCGGCCGCGCTGGTCGCGTGCGACGCGCTGTGGGGCCTCGACCTCGGCCGCGAGGCGCTCGCGGGGCTGGCCGCGGAGCTCGGCAGCGACGTACCGTTCGCGCTGCTCGGCGGCACCGCTGTCGGCCTCGGCCGCGGCGAGCGGCTCACCCCGGCACTGGCCCGAGGCGGCTTCACCTGGGTCTTCGCCCTGGCGCACCAGGGGCTGGCGACGCCGCAGGTCTTCGCCGAGTGCGACCGCCAGCGCGCCGGCACCGCCGTCCCGGAGGCTGCGGTCTCCGAGCCGCTGATGGCCGCCCTGCGCGCCGGCGACCCGGTGGCGCTGGGCCGGGCGCTGGGCAACGACCTGCAGCCCGCAGCCCTCGCGCTGCGCCCGGAGCTCGGAGCCCTGCTCGAGCTCGGCCGCGCGCACGGGGCGCTCGGCGCGGTCCTCAGCGGCAGCGGCCCCACCTGCGCCTTCCTCGTCGAGAGCCGCGACGCCGGCCTCGCGCTGGGCGACGTCCTGCTCGCGAGCGGCGACGTGCGCGACGTCCGGCACGCCCACGGCCCCGTGCACGGGGCCCGCACCATCACCCCGCGCGTGGAGGACTGATCCCGATGGCCGTTCGCACGCTCGCCGCCCTCGAGGGCGTCACGAAGTCCTGGGGCACCCGCACCCTGCTCGACGACGTCACGATCGGTGTGGCCGCCGGTGCCCGCATCGGCATCGTCGGCCGCAACGGCGGTGGCAAGACGACCCTGCTCGAGGTGCTCTCGAAGCTCACGCCGCCCGACTCCGGCCGCGTCATCCACGCGGGCGGGCTGCACCTCGGCGCGCTCACCCAGGTCGACGACCTGCCCACCGGCGTGGACGTGCGCACGGTCGTCGTCGGGAACCGCCCCGAGCACGAGTGGGCCGGCGACGCCCGCGTCCGCGACGTGCTCGACGGGCTCTTCGGCGGTGTCGAGCGCTTCGCCGCGCTCGAGCGCGACGCCAGCGGCCTGTCCGGCGGCGAGCGCCGCCGCATCGCACTGGCCCGCCTGCTGGTCACCAGCGAGGCGACCGACGACGACCTGCTGCTGCTCGACGAGCCCACCAACCACCTCGACGTCGAGGGCGTCGACTGGCTCGCCCGCCACCTGGCCCGCCGCCGCGGGAGCCTGGTGGTCGTCACCCACGACCGGTGGTTCCTCGACTCGGTGGTGGACCGCACGTGGGAGGTCTCCGACGGCCGGGTGCACGACTACGAGGGCGGCTACTCCGCTTACGTGCTGGCCCGTGCCGAGCGCGCGGCGCGCGAGTCGACCGAGGAGGCCAAGCGCCAGAACCTCATGCGCAAGGAGCTCGCCTGGCTGCGGCGCGGCGCGCCGGCGCGCACGAGCAAGCCGAAGTTCCGCATCGCCGCCGCCGACGCCCTGATCGCCGACGTGCCGCCCGTGCGCGACACCGTCGAGCTGGTGAAGTTCGCCAGCGCCCGGCTCGGCAAGACCGTGCTCGAGCTCGAGGACGTCACCGTGACCGTCCCCGGCCGCACGCTGCTCGACGACGTGACCTGGCGGCTGGGGCCCGGCGACCGGCTCGGCCTGGTCGGCGTCAACGGCGCGGGCAAGACCTCGCTGCTGCGGGTGCTGGCCGGCGCCGCCGCGCCCGCCGCGGGGCGCGTGCGCACGGGCAGCACCGTACGCATCGCCTACCTCTCGCAGGAGGCCGCCGAGCTGCCCGACTCCAAGCGGGTCATCGAGGCCGTCGAGGAGGTCAAGCAGTCGGTCGACCTCGGCAAGGGCCGCGAGCAGAGCGCGAGCCAGCTGCTCGAGACCCTCGGCTTCGGCCGCGACCGCCAGTGGACCCCGGTCGGCGACCTCTCGGGCGGCGAGCGGCGCCGGCTCCAGCTGCTGCGCCTGCTGATGACCGAGCCCAACGTGCTGCTGCTCGACGAGCCGACCAACGACCTCGACACCGACACGCTCGCCAGCCTCGAGGACCTGCTCGACGGGTTCGCCGGCACGCTGGTCGTCGTCTCGCACGACCGCTACTTCCTCGAGCGCAGCTGCGACAGCACCTGGGCGCTGCTCGGCGACGGCGCGGTCCGCCACCTGCCGGGCGGGGTCGAGGAGTACCTCGCGCGCCGCGAGGCCCTGGTCGTCGCCGAGGACGCCCGGGCCGCCGCGCCCGCCCGGCCGGCCGGCACGACCGCGAGCGCCGACAGCCGCGCCGCGCGCAAGGAGCTCACCCGCATCGAGCGGGCGCTCGAGCGGCTCACCACCCGCGAGTCCGAGCTGCACACGGCGATGGCCGACTCGGCGACCGACCACGAGCGCGTGCTGGCCCTCGACGCCGAGCTGCGCACCGTCAGCGCGGAGCGGGCCGACCTCGAGGAGCGCTGGCTCGAGCTGTCGGTCGACTGAGCGGGGCGTCCGCTACGGTGCCTGCACCCGACCCCGAGGAGCACCCGTGCGCCGTCTCGTCGCCGCCCTGACCTGTGCCGTCACCGCCGTCGCCAGCGCCGTCGTGCTCGCGGCGCCGGCCTCCGCAGCCGGTCACCAGACCTACACCGCCTACAGCGACGGCAGCCCGGACGGCACCAACCGCTCGTTGGCCGTCTTCTACTCCTACGGCGACCTGCTGGTGGGCTGCGACATGTCGAAGGACGGGCACCACTCGGTCGTCGTCTACTACGCGCGCGGGATGTCGGGATCGCGCGCGGTGCACAACCACAACGGCGCCGGCGGCCAGTGCACGCGCACCAGGCTCGACCTGCCCGAGGGCACCGACCTCGTCTTCCAGTCCTGCATCGGCGAGGGCTCGCGCATCTACGCCTGCGGCGACACCGTCGCGGCGACCGCCTAGCGGCCCGGGGCGGGTGCCTCCGT harbors:
- a CDS encoding 4-(cytidine 5'-diphospho)-2-C-methyl-D-erythritol kinase — its product is MGHVAVRVPAKVNLQLAVGPLRADGYHDLATVFHAVSLFDEVHAEDCPALEVVTTGPQADAVPGGADNLAGRAATLLAARAGRAPEVRLTIRKDIPVAGGMAGGSADAAAALVACDALWGLDLGREALAGLAAELGSDVPFALLGGTAVGLGRGERLTPALARGGFTWVFALAHQGLATPQVFAECDRQRAGTAVPEAAVSEPLMAALRAGDPVALGRALGNDLQPAALALRPELGALLELGRAHGALGAVLSGSGPTCAFLVESRDAGLALGDVLLASGDVRDVRHAHGPVHGARTITPRVED
- a CDS encoding ABC-F family ATP-binding cassette domain-containing protein → MAVRTLAALEGVTKSWGTRTLLDDVTIGVAAGARIGIVGRNGGGKTTLLEVLSKLTPPDSGRVIHAGGLHLGALTQVDDLPTGVDVRTVVVGNRPEHEWAGDARVRDVLDGLFGGVERFAALERDASGLSGGERRRIALARLLVTSEATDDDLLLLDEPTNHLDVEGVDWLARHLARRRGSLVVVTHDRWFLDSVVDRTWEVSDGRVHDYEGGYSAYVLARAERAARESTEEAKRQNLMRKELAWLRRGAPARTSKPKFRIAAADALIADVPPVRDTVELVKFASARLGKTVLELEDVTVTVPGRTLLDDVTWRLGPGDRLGLVGVNGAGKTSLLRVLAGAAAPAAGRVRTGSTVRIAYLSQEAAELPDSKRVIEAVEEVKQSVDLGKGREQSASQLLETLGFGRDRQWTPVGDLSGGERRRLQLLRLLMTEPNVLLLDEPTNDLDTDTLASLEDLLDGFAGTLVVVSHDRYFLERSCDSTWALLGDGAVRHLPGGVEEYLARREALVVAEDARAAAPARPAGTTASADSRAARKELTRIERALERLTTRESELHTAMADSATDHERVLALDAELRTVSAERADLEERWLELSVD